A genomic stretch from Leptotrichia sp. HSP-536 includes:
- the spoVG gene encoding septation regulator SpoVG gives MKVTDIRIRIGKQTEGNERLRAYADITFDESFVIHGLKIIDGQNGLFVAMPSRRMPNGEFKDIVHPIKPELRAEITKVILEKFEQENNAQTE, from the coding sequence ATGAAAGTGACTGATATTCGTATTAGAATTGGAAAACAAACAGAAGGTAATGAAAGATTAAGGGCATATGCCGATATTACATTTGACGAGAGTTTTGTCATTCATGGATTAAAAATAATCGATGGACAAAACGGACTTTTTGTGGCAATGCCATCAAGAAGAATGCCAAATGGAGAATTTAAGGACATTGTTCATCCTATAAAACCTGAACTACGTGCTGAAATAACAAAGGTTATTTTAGAAAAATTTGAGCAGGAAAACAATGCCCAAACTGAATAA
- a CDS encoding TIGR02206 family membrane protein, with translation MTFTYFSPIHIETFIVSILFCVFLFYVPKFFKNLDINKYSTFLGYFLLIFKLVDSIYRLMYQNEPITNITPVHLCNFAAIFAGLYLIFKTKFLYNVVYYLTFGPILALILPGIIYYHDNYYVYLFMIMHALIVFTAFFGYKYLNDKPTKKGFFQSVITLLLIFLYAFIYNYIFKEINAMFLKSHIISIVKFIEPIWLYDIGLILTMIFLEFLLYLPVMKRDRN, from the coding sequence CTTATTTTAGCCCTATTCACATAGAAACTTTTATTGTATCAATTTTATTTTGTGTATTTTTATTTTATGTTCCTAAATTTTTTAAAAATTTGGATATAAATAAATACTCAACTTTTTTAGGATATTTTTTATTAATATTTAAGTTAGTCGACTCGATTTACAGGTTAATGTATCAAAATGAGCCTATAACTAATATTACGCCTGTCCATCTTTGTAATTTTGCAGCAATTTTTGCAGGACTATATTTAATTTTTAAAACAAAATTTTTGTATAATGTCGTATATTATTTGACTTTTGGACCAATATTGGCGTTAATTTTACCAGGAATAATATATTACCACGATAACTATTATGTCTATCTTTTTATGATAATGCACGCACTTATTGTTTTTACAGCTTTTTTTGGTTATAAGTATCTAAATGACAAGCCAACAAAAAAAGGATTTTTTCAATCAGTAATTACGTTGCTCCTAATATTTCTTTACGCATTTATTTATAATTATATCTTTAAGGAAATAAATGCAATGTTTTTAAAAAGCCATATTATTTCAATAGTGAAATTTATAGAACCTATTTGGCTATATGACATTGGTTTAATATTGACAATGATATTTTTGGAATTTTTGCTATATTTACCAGTTATGAAAAGAGATAGGAATTAA